The following coding sequences lie in one beta proteobacterium CB genomic window:
- the cmk gene encoding Cytidylate kinase yields MNLPPVIAIDGPTASGKGTVASLVAEKLGFHYLDSGALYRLVALGSQKASVDPQNGSELGILAKKLVISFKNGQILLNSEDVTDAIRTESIGLRASAIAVHPEVRQALIGVQHGFRVAPGLVADGRDMASVIFPDAVLKVFLTATAAARAERRYKQLIAKGISAKLEDLLHDLQERDARDSSRGAAPLLVADGAKVLETSDLSIDQAVKTVLDWYQSKIA; encoded by the coding sequence ATGAACTTGCCTCCAGTTATTGCTATTGATGGACCCACCGCCTCTGGCAAGGGGACGGTTGCTTCTTTGGTGGCAGAAAAGCTGGGTTTTCATTACCTGGATAGTGGGGCGCTATATCGACTCGTTGCCTTGGGTAGTCAAAAAGCATCCGTTGACCCCCAAAATGGCTCAGAACTGGGTATTTTGGCAAAAAAACTGGTGATTTCCTTCAAAAATGGCCAAATTCTGCTCAATTCTGAAGATGTGACAGATGCGATTCGCACTGAAAGCATTGGCTTGCGTGCTTCGGCAATCGCAGTCCATCCAGAGGTTAGACAGGCTTTAATTGGTGTTCAGCATGGCTTTAGGGTGGCTCCGGGTTTAGTTGCTGATGGCCGGGATATGGCTAGCGTGATATTTCCAGATGCGGTTTTGAAGGTTTTTCTAACTGCAACGGCTGCAGCTAGGGCTGAACGTCGGTATAAGCAATTGATAGCTAAGGGAATTTCTGCTAAACTCGAAGACTTGCTGCACGATTTGCAAGAGCGCGATGCCAGAGACAGTAGTCGAGGTGCCGCACCTTTGTTAGTTGCAGACGGCGCGAAAGTGCTTGAAACATCAGATTTATCGATAGATCAAGCGGTTAAGACGGTTTTGGATTGGTATCAATCAAAAATAGCTTAG
- a CDS encoding 3-phosphoshikimate 1-carboxyvinyltransferase — protein sequence MSGLPDIKIGPFKRAQGSIVLPGSKSISNRALLLAALASGTTTLKNLLDADDTQVMRNALRQLGLSVTDQADKVCVVEGCGGRFPVQNADLFMGNAGTAIRPLTAALAMQGGNYRLSGVPRMHERPIRDLVDGLRQVGAQIDYELQEGYPPIKIVAAEIEIKDVVKVRGDVSSQFLTALLMALPLVAKEPVKIEVLGELISRPYIDITLKLMARFGVKVDCPDAQSFVIPAKTSDAVYQSPGVLSVEGDASSASYFLALGAIGGGPVRVLGVGSESIQGDVAFADALALMGAKISSGEDWIEVTGVKNTNGKLNGITIDCTEIPDAAMTLAVAALFAEGPTRLNNIASWRVKETDRIAAMAKELKKVGAIVEEGADYIVVQAPQSIADWKSPAEGIDTYDDHRMAMCFSLAAFGPNALQINDPNCVAKTFPTYFAEFAEIVS from the coding sequence ATGAGTGGCTTGCCTGATATCAAAATTGGACCATTCAAGCGCGCACAAGGCTCAATTGTCTTGCCGGGTTCTAAGAGTATTTCAAATAGAGCCTTGTTATTAGCTGCTTTAGCTTCAGGCACGACTACCCTCAAAAATTTACTAGATGCCGACGATACCCAAGTGATGCGTAATGCACTTCGTCAGTTGGGTTTATCGGTAACTGATCAAGCCGATAAAGTCTGCGTAGTTGAAGGTTGTGGTGGCAGGTTCCCGGTGCAAAACGCAGATCTATTTATGGGTAATGCGGGTACGGCCATTCGTCCGTTAACGGCAGCACTAGCAATGCAGGGCGGTAACTATCGCCTCTCTGGTGTGCCGCGCATGCATGAGCGGCCAATTCGTGACTTGGTTGACGGCTTGCGACAAGTCGGCGCACAGATCGATTACGAATTACAAGAAGGTTATCCGCCGATCAAGATTGTTGCTGCTGAGATTGAGATCAAAGACGTCGTAAAGGTACGCGGCGATGTTTCTAGTCAGTTCTTAACTGCTTTGTTGATGGCCTTGCCTTTGGTTGCAAAAGAGCCCGTCAAGATTGAAGTCCTGGGTGAGTTAATCTCCCGCCCTTATATCGACATCACACTTAAGCTCATGGCGCGCTTTGGGGTCAAAGTAGACTGCCCTGATGCACAGTCGTTTGTGATTCCTGCCAAGACTTCTGATGCGGTATATCAAAGCCCTGGTGTTTTATCGGTTGAGGGTGATGCATCTTCCGCCTCTTACTTCTTAGCGCTTGGCGCGATTGGTGGTGGACCAGTGCGTGTTTTAGGCGTTGGTAGTGAGAGCATTCAAGGTGACGTCGCTTTTGCGGATGCGCTAGCGTTGATGGGTGCCAAGATTTCTTCTGGAGAAGATTGGATTGAAGTTACGGGCGTGAAGAATACGAATGGCAAGCTGAACGGCATCACGATTGATTGCACAGAAATTCCGGATGCAGCGATGACGCTTGCTGTTGCTGCTTTGTTTGCTGAGGGCCCGACCCGTTTAAACAATATTGCCAGTTGGCGTGTAAAAGAAACTGATCGTATTGCGGCAATGGCAAAAGAGTTGAAAAAAGTGGGTGCAATTGTGGAGGAGGGCGCTGACTATATCGTGGTGCAAGCACCTCAATCAATTGCTGATTGGAAGTCTCCTGCTGAAGGTATTGATACTTATGATGATCACCGTATGGCGATGTGTTTCTCATTGGCCGCTTTTGGTCCAAATGCGCTGCAGATCAATGATCCTAATTGCGTTGCTAAAACCTTCCCCACCTACTTTGCCGAGTTTGCAGAGATCGTTTCTTAG
- a CDS encoding Prephenate dehydrogenase: MAIINPSSNFGTVTIVGVGLIGASLGLALKKAGVVNRVLGVGRSAANLDQALKMGAIDAVVDLVEAAKQSDVIVLCMPVAQMRATFEVIEPHLESRTMITDAGSTKGDVILAAKEVLGKKACQFVPAHPIAGGAQHGASAAKADLFEGKQTILCPLQENSPQDTDLIEGFWQSVGSVVKKISCVQHDAIYAAVSHLPHILSYALMASVVNSEDADQKLSHVGAGFKDFTRIAASSPEMWRDICLGNRTAVLKELDQYLLIVNHMRKLIADHDGAGLEKLFNKASKARQDLDVL, from the coding sequence ATGGCCATCATTAACCCATCTAGTAATTTCGGAACTGTCACCATTGTTGGCGTTGGCTTGATCGGGGCCTCTTTAGGTTTGGCATTAAAAAAAGCGGGCGTGGTAAACAGGGTCTTGGGTGTTGGTCGTAGTGCCGCGAACTTGGATCAAGCGCTGAAGATGGGTGCGATTGATGCTGTAGTCGATTTGGTCGAGGCAGCTAAACAGTCTGATGTGATTGTGCTGTGTATGCCCGTGGCTCAGATGCGCGCTACTTTTGAAGTGATTGAGCCGCACCTTGAATCCAGAACAATGATCACGGATGCTGGCAGCACCAAAGGTGATGTTATTTTGGCTGCTAAAGAAGTCTTAGGTAAAAAAGCTTGTCAGTTTGTGCCGGCGCATCCTATTGCGGGTGGTGCACAACATGGTGCTAGTGCTGCCAAAGCGGATTTATTTGAAGGCAAGCAAACCATTCTTTGTCCGCTACAAGAAAATTCTCCGCAAGATACCGATTTAATTGAGGGCTTTTGGCAATCTGTGGGCTCTGTTGTGAAGAAAATTTCTTGCGTGCAGCATGATGCAATCTACGCAGCGGTTTCTCATTTGCCACACATTTTGTCTTATGCATTAATGGCAAGCGTAGTGAATTCTGAAGATGCCGATCAAAAGCTCAGTCATGTTGGTGCAGGCTTCAAAGATTTCACCCGCATTGCTGCTTCGAGCCCTGAAATGTGGCGTGATATTTGCTTGGGTAATCGCACCGCAGTTCTGAAAGAACTTGATCAATATTTATTGATCGTTAATCACATGCGTAAATTGATTGCTGATCATGATGGTGCAGGCTTGGAGAAGTTGTTTAATAAAGCTAGTAAAGCACGTCAAGATTTGGATGTGCTTTGA
- a CDS encoding histidinol-phosphate aminotransferase, with protein MTSKFNIGLKHIHAIAPYVGGRPISEVAREYGLDENKIVKLASNENPLGMPKSAQDAMLKAASDLGRYPDSNGFELKNVLSARLGVPADWITLGNGSNDILELAARAVAQAGDEVIFSKHAFAVYPLATQAVGAKAVEVAATEMYGHDLPAMLQAVNAGGDKVKLVFVANPNNPTGSYLSAQEIEDFLIAVPAHVVVVLDEAYNEYLTPEQRYDAIAWVKRFPNMILSRSFSKAYGLAGLRIGYGVAQPALTDLLNRIRQPFNVNSLAQAAAIAAFQDAAFLQQGFELNRAGLTQLTEAFDALDLAYLPSAGNFVLVKVGEDDGAGARINLELLKRGIIVRPVGNYGLPQWLRISIGLPEENAAFIAALKDILAQQ; from the coding sequence ATGACATCAAAATTCAATATCGGTTTAAAGCATATCCATGCCATAGCGCCCTATGTTGGCGGGCGACCTATCAGTGAGGTTGCACGTGAATATGGTCTTGATGAAAACAAGATTGTGAAGCTCGCATCCAATGAAAATCCATTGGGTATGCCAAAGTCAGCGCAAGATGCGATGCTTAAGGCTGCTAGTGATTTAGGTCGTTACCCAGATTCCAATGGTTTTGAATTAAAGAATGTTTTGTCAGCACGTTTAGGTGTTCCGGCTGATTGGATTACCTTGGGCAATGGCAGTAACGACATTTTGGAATTGGCTGCCCGCGCAGTAGCTCAAGCTGGTGATGAAGTTATTTTCTCTAAACATGCTTTTGCTGTTTATCCACTGGCTACTCAAGCAGTTGGTGCCAAAGCAGTGGAAGTGGCCGCCACTGAAATGTATGGTCATGACTTGCCCGCCATGCTGCAAGCAGTCAATGCTGGTGGTGATAAGGTCAAGTTGGTGTTTGTGGCTAACCCAAATAATCCGACTGGTAGCTACTTAAGCGCTCAAGAGATTGAGGATTTCCTCATCGCAGTTCCAGCTCATGTCGTGGTGGTCTTGGATGAGGCTTATAACGAGTACCTCACACCAGAACAACGCTATGACGCAATTGCTTGGGTTAAGCGTTTTCCTAATATGATTTTGTCGCGCAGCTTTTCAAAGGCCTATGGCTTAGCAGGCTTACGCATTGGCTATGGTGTTGCTCAGCCTGCTTTAACTGATTTGCTGAATCGCATTCGTCAGCCCTTTAACGTGAATAGTCTTGCACAAGCAGCAGCAATAGCGGCATTTCAGGATGCTGCTTTCCTGCAGCAAGGTTTTGAACTCAATCGTGCTGGCCTTACTCAACTCACTGAGGCATTTGATGCGCTTGATCTGGCTTATCTTCCGTCGGCCGGTAACTTTGTGTTGGTCAAGGTTGGCGAGGATGATGGTGCTGGTGCTCGTATTAATTTAGAGCTGCTTAAGCGCGGCATTATTGTTCGCCCAGTTGGCAATTACGGTTTGCCGCAGTGGTTGCGTATTTCTATCGGCTTGCCTGAAGAGAACGCAGCCTTTATTGCTGCGCTTAAAGATATTTTGGCGCAGCAGTAG
- a CDS encoding chorismate mutase encodes MSSKDQSTEEQRLAPIRDKIDALDAQILDLLSQRAKAAQEVGHIKGGFSSPVFRPERERQVVARLQELSKGPLLPDGIAAIWREVMSACRALEARQTIAYLGPVGTFSEQAAQTYFGHSIAGLPCNSLDEVFKAVEKGAAQFGVVPVENSSEGAISRTLDLLLDSPMRISGEVVLPIRHHLLTKSGNLNGVTTVCAHAQALAQCQQWLSVHAPQLKRQAVSSNAEAARMASIDPTLAAIAGDPAQEAYGLQAVAAQIQDDPHNRTRFVVVGTYECQPTGKDQTSLVLSVDNQPGAVHRLLEPLAKHGVSMNRFESRPARKGTWEYHFYIDVAGHAEDAKVAKALEELKTTAAFYKNLGSYPHSA; translated from the coding sequence ATGAGTTCCAAAGACCAGAGTACCGAAGAGCAGCGCCTTGCGCCAATCCGCGACAAGATCGATGCACTCGACGCACAGATCTTGGATTTGTTGTCGCAGCGTGCAAAAGCAGCTCAAGAAGTTGGCCATATCAAAGGTGGTTTTTCTTCGCCGGTATTTAGGCCAGAGCGCGAACGTCAAGTTGTTGCGCGCTTACAGGAACTCAGCAAGGGTCCACTATTACCTGATGGCATCGCCGCAATTTGGCGTGAAGTGATGTCAGCCTGTCGCGCTTTGGAAGCTCGCCAGACGATTGCTTATCTTGGACCAGTAGGAACATTTTCAGAGCAAGCGGCTCAAACTTATTTTGGCCACTCGATTGCAGGTCTTCCTTGCAATAGTCTCGATGAAGTATTCAAGGCGGTAGAGAAGGGCGCGGCGCAGTTTGGTGTTGTGCCCGTAGAAAATTCTAGTGAGGGTGCGATTTCTCGTACTCTAGACCTGCTCCTGGATTCTCCAATGCGTATTAGCGGTGAAGTAGTGCTGCCTATTCGTCACCACCTCTTGACTAAGAGTGGCAACCTAAATGGCGTAACTACTGTGTGCGCGCATGCCCAGGCTTTGGCGCAATGTCAGCAATGGTTGAGTGTGCATGCGCCGCAATTGAAGCGCCAGGCAGTTAGCAGCAATGCTGAGGCTGCACGCATGGCATCGATTGATCCAACGCTGGCAGCAATTGCTGGCGACCCTGCTCAAGAGGCTTATGGATTGCAGGCAGTAGCAGCACAAATTCAGGATGATCCCCATAACCGTACGCGTTTTGTAGTAGTTGGCACTTATGAGTGTCAGCCAACCGGTAAAGATCAAACTTCCTTGGTGTTATCGGTAGATAACCAGCCTGGTGCGGTACATCGCTTATTGGAGCCCTTAGCTAAGCATGGTGTTTCCATGAATCGTTTCGAGTCTCGTCCGGCTCGCAAGGGAACTTGGGAGTATCACTTTTATATCGATGTAGCGGGACACGCTGAAGATGCGAAAGTGGCTAAGGCACTAGAGGAGCTAAAAACTACAGCTGCCTTTTATAAAAATCTCGGCTCATATCCTCATTCAGCATGA
- a CDS encoding Phosphoserine aminotransferase: MTFDRRIFNFAAGPATLPEEVLKQAAAEMLNWQGLGASVMEVSHRGKEFMALYEEVLQDLRTLMDIPDSYEILMLQGGGLGQNAAIPMNLMPLAKNGPKADFLVTGVWSEKSFKEAEKYGVAHLAASSATEKFNTIPDRSTWQLSDDAAYVHYCANETIGGVEFPDVPEVNGKLLVADISSNILSKEIDVTKCGVWFGGAQKNIGPSGVTIVIVRKDLMGHSMKITPSIWDWSKQAATDSMLNTPPTFSIYMAGLGFKWLLKQGGVKAIEKRNQEKAHLLYNFLDQSSLYENRIPKEYRSRMNVTFFLKDESLNTQFLEQSNAAGLVALRGHKAAGGMRASIYNAMPLEGVKALVEFMRDFERRA, translated from the coding sequence ATGACGTTTGACCGCCGCATTTTCAATTTCGCTGCGGGGCCTGCTACCCTGCCTGAAGAGGTGTTAAAGCAGGCTGCTGCAGAGATGTTGAATTGGCAGGGCTTAGGCGCAAGCGTGATGGAGGTCAGTCATCGCGGCAAAGAGTTCATGGCTCTATATGAGGAAGTGCTGCAAGATTTACGCACTCTCATGGACATTCCTGATTCCTATGAAATATTGATGCTTCAAGGTGGTGGCTTGGGTCAAAATGCCGCTATTCCAATGAACCTCATGCCCTTGGCCAAGAATGGCCCTAAGGCAGATTTTTTAGTCACTGGTGTTTGGTCTGAAAAGTCCTTTAAAGAAGCAGAAAAGTATGGCGTTGCCCATCTAGCTGCATCCTCTGCAACTGAAAAATTCAATACGATTCCAGATCGTTCTACTTGGCAACTATCAGACGATGCTGCTTACGTTCACTACTGTGCGAATGAAACTATTGGTGGCGTAGAGTTTCCAGATGTACCTGAAGTGAATGGCAAGCTATTAGTTGCGGATATTTCTAGTAACATCCTTTCCAAAGAAATCGATGTCACAAAATGTGGTGTCTGGTTTGGTGGTGCACAAAAAAATATTGGCCCATCTGGCGTGACGATTGTGATCGTGCGCAAAGATTTGATGGGCCATAGCATGAAGATCACCCCATCGATTTGGGATTGGTCCAAGCAAGCGGCAACTGACTCGATGCTCAACACGCCACCAACTTTTTCAATTTATATGGCTGGACTTGGCTTTAAGTGGCTACTGAAGCAGGGTGGCGTAAAAGCAATTGAGAAGCGTAATCAAGAAAAAGCGCACTTGCTTTACAACTTCCTGGATCAAAGTAGTCTTTACGAGAATCGTATCCCTAAAGAATACCGCTCGAGAATGAATGTCACCTTCTTTTTGAAGGATGAAAGCTTAAATACGCAGTTCTTAGAGCAATCCAATGCTGCAGGCTTAGTTGCCTTGCGCGGTCATAAGGCGGCCGGAGGTATGCGCGCCAGTATTTACAACGCAATGCCGCTAGAGGGTGTCAAAGCCTTGGTGGAATTTATGCGTGACTTTGAAAGGCGTGCCTAA
- a CDS encoding DNA gyrase subunit A, which yields MRRSYLDYAMSVIVGRALPDVRDGLKPVHRRVLFAMYELNNDWNRAYKKSARIVGDVIGKYHPHGDSAVYDTIVRMAQDFSLRYMLVDGQGNFGSVDGDNAAAMRYTEIRLRKIAHELLADLDKETVDFGPNYDGSEKEPLILPAKVPNLLINGSSGIAVGMATNIPPHNLDEVVTACLHVLHNPECTIDELIEIIPAPDFPTAGIIYGVQGVREGYRTGRGRVVMRAKTHFEDLDKGARQAIIVDELPYQVNKKNLLERIAELVNEKKVEGISDLRDESDKSGMRVVIELKRGEVPEVVLNNLYKSTQLQDNFGMNMVALVDNQPRLLNLKQMLEYFLQHRREVVTRRTIFELRKARERGHVLEGLAVALANIDEFIAIIKAAANPVVAKSELMSKAWDSSMVREMLARAETDTPGGRNAYRPEGLLPEYGMQTTGLYRLSDSQAQEILQMRLQRLTGLEQDKIVNEYKDVMAEISDLLDLLAKPERVTQVIESELKEVQAEFGIAGGDTGRRSFIEMNATELFTEDLITPQDMVVTLSNTGYMKSQPLSEYRAQKRGGRGKQAAATKNEDWIETLFVANTHDIILCFSDRGRMYWLKVWEVPQGSRNSRGKPIVNMFPLIEGEKITVILPIKGYQDDHYVFMATSLGTVKKTRLSDFSNPRKAGIIAVDLNENDFLVGAAITDGQHDVMLFSDAGKAVRFDENDVRPMGRTARGVRGMNLGEGHQVIAMLVAPAEAAEGAEAAVLDANGLAIPSSVLTATENGFGKRTPIGEYTRHGRGTKGMIAIQTTERNGKVVAAALVSPEDQIMLITTGGILVRTRVSEIREMGRATQGVTLINVDEGTRLSGLQRIAESDSDDENDLDDGEDVEGGDVSADPAIDSNSDEAGDA from the coding sequence ATGCGGCGGTCCTATTTGGACTACGCAATGAGCGTCATTGTCGGCAGAGCCCTGCCAGACGTGCGTGACGGTCTCAAACCGGTTCATCGCCGGGTCTTATTTGCGATGTATGAATTAAACAACGATTGGAACCGTGCTTACAAAAAATCTGCCCGTATAGTTGGCGATGTGATCGGTAAATACCACCCACATGGCGATTCTGCGGTGTATGACACGATTGTTCGCATGGCTCAAGACTTCTCTTTGCGCTATATGCTGGTTGACGGGCAGGGTAACTTTGGCTCCGTAGACGGCGATAACGCTGCTGCAATGCGATATACCGAGATCCGCCTCCGTAAGATTGCCCACGAGCTTTTGGCTGATTTGGACAAGGAAACGGTAGATTTCGGGCCAAATTACGACGGTAGCGAGAAAGAGCCCCTCATTCTCCCTGCAAAAGTGCCTAATTTGCTGATTAACGGCAGTTCAGGTATTGCCGTGGGTATGGCAACCAATATTCCTCCCCATAACTTGGATGAGGTGGTTACGGCCTGTTTACACGTCTTACACAACCCAGAATGCACGATTGATGAGCTCATTGAGATCATTCCGGCGCCAGATTTCCCGACTGCCGGCATTATTTACGGTGTTCAAGGCGTTCGTGAGGGGTATCGCACCGGTCGTGGCCGTGTGGTCATGCGCGCCAAAACCCACTTTGAAGATCTTGATAAGGGCGCTCGTCAAGCCATCATCGTCGATGAGTTGCCTTACCAGGTAAATAAAAAGAACCTGCTTGAGCGAATTGCTGAGTTGGTGAATGAGAAAAAAGTAGAGGGCATTTCTGATTTGCGCGATGAGTCTGACAAGTCAGGCATGCGCGTAGTGATCGAGCTCAAGCGTGGTGAGGTGCCTGAAGTCGTTCTCAACAATTTGTATAAGAGCACTCAACTGCAAGATAACTTCGGTATGAATATGGTGGCTCTGGTCGATAACCAGCCACGCCTATTGAATCTGAAGCAAATGCTTGAGTACTTCTTGCAGCACCGTCGTGAAGTAGTAACACGTCGCACGATTTTTGAATTACGCAAAGCACGCGAGCGCGGCCATGTCTTGGAAGGCTTGGCAGTTGCGTTGGCAAACATTGATGAATTCATTGCCATCATTAAAGCTGCAGCAAACCCAGTGGTTGCTAAGTCAGAATTGATGAGTAAAGCTTGGGACTCCTCTATGGTGCGCGAGATGTTGGCGCGCGCAGAGACAGATACCCCGGGCGGCCGCAATGCTTATCGTCCTGAAGGTTTATTGCCTGAATATGGCATGCAAACGACTGGTCTCTATCGCCTATCTGATAGCCAAGCCCAAGAAATTTTGCAGATGCGTTTGCAACGCTTGACTGGCCTTGAGCAAGACAAGATTGTGAATGAGTACAAAGATGTGATGGCAGAGATTTCTGACTTGCTCGACTTGCTTGCTAAGCCAGAGCGCGTCACTCAAGTCATTGAGTCTGAGTTGAAAGAAGTGCAAGCTGAGTTTGGTATTGCTGGTGGTGATACTGGTCGTCGTTCATTTATTGAAATGAATGCAACCGAGTTGTTCACAGAAGACTTGATTACTCCGCAAGACATGGTGGTCACGCTTTCTAACACGGGTTATATGAAGAGTCAGCCTCTGAGCGAATACCGTGCGCAAAAACGTGGTGGTCGTGGCAAACAAGCTGCAGCTACTAAAAATGAAGACTGGATTGAAACACTCTTCGTTGCGAATACACATGACATCATTCTGTGCTTCTCTGATCGTGGACGTATGTACTGGCTCAAAGTGTGGGAAGTTCCACAAGGTAGCCGTAACTCACGTGGTAAGCCAATCGTCAATATGTTCCCGCTCATTGAAGGTGAGAAGATTACTGTGATTCTCCCGATCAAGGGATATCAAGATGATCATTACGTCTTCATGGCAACGAGCCTGGGTACGGTGAAGAAGACGCGTTTGTCTGACTTCTCTAATCCACGTAAAGCTGGAATTATTGCTGTTGATTTGAACGAAAACGACTTCCTAGTTGGCGCTGCCATTACTGATGGTCAGCATGATGTGATGTTGTTCTCTGACGCTGGTAAAGCAGTGCGCTTTGATGAGAATGATGTTCGTCCAATGGGCCGTACAGCGCGAGGTGTGCGCGGTATGAACTTGGGTGAAGGTCATCAAGTGATCGCGATGTTAGTTGCTCCAGCCGAGGCTGCTGAAGGTGCTGAGGCTGCTGTTCTTGATGCGAATGGCCTTGCTATTCCGAGCAGTGTATTGACTGCAACAGAAAATGGTTTTGGTAAGCGCACTCCGATCGGTGAATACACCCGTCATGGTCGCGGCACCAAAGGCATGATTGCGATTCAGACAACTGAGCGAAATGGAAAAGTAGTTGCCGCTGCTTTGGTATCTCCTGAAGATCAAATTATGTTGATCACTACTGGCGGTATCTTGGTGCGCACACGTGTTTCGGAGATTCGTGAGATGGGGCGCGCAACACAAGGCGTCACATTGATCAACGTTGATGAGGGCACGCGCTTGTCTGGCTTGCAGCGTATTGCTGAAAGCGATTCTGATGATGAGAATGATTTGGATGACGGTGAAGATGTTGAGGGTGGGGATGTTTCCGCTGACCCAGCAATTGACTCCAATTCTGATGAAGCTGGCGATGCCTAA